In Melopsittacus undulatus isolate bMelUnd1 chromosome 6, bMelUnd1.mat.Z, whole genome shotgun sequence, the following proteins share a genomic window:
- the AGTR2 gene encoding type-2 angiotensin II receptor, translating to MQSNYSLVVTPRGSLQVLHTALTNASATLRSPTPCPLTSSRYQFSLIPALFSVVLALGLVGNSVVVVVLCRHSGPKTVANIYIFNLAVADLLCLATLPFWATYYAQGYNWLFGSLMCKISSSVLCLNMFASIFFITCMSVDRYHAIAHPMHSQRRTLQKAYFTALVVWGLACLSSLPTFYFRDTYPIESLGVNACIMAFPQESYAQWAVATAFLKNTLGFFIPLTVITTCYVRIRKPLLRARKFGKNKQKRDKVLKLVAAVVVAFLISWLPFHVLTFLDALAHMSIISSCAVTGLIDTALPFGICMAFANSCINPLLYCFIGNQFQEKLHRLFKRRVYQFNSHRESSSLRKGSCFRDAETPVGREGEPESLL from the coding sequence ATGCAGAGCAACTACTCCCTGGTCGTCACCCCCAGAGGAAGCCTCCAAGTGCTCCACACAGCCCTGACAAATGCATCGGCTACGTTGCGCtcccccactccctgcccaCTCACCTCTTCACGTTATCAGTTTTCCCTCATTCCAGCGCTCTTCTCCGTGGTCTTGGCTCTGGGGTTGGTTGGCAACAGTGTGGTGGTTGTGGTGCTTTGTCGGCACAGTGGCCCCAAAACAGTCGCCAACATCTACATTTTCAACCTGGCCGTGGCGGACCTGCTGTGCCTCGCCACCCTTCCCTTTTGGGCTACCTACTACGCGCAGGGCTACAACTGGCTCTTTGGGTCTCTCATGTGCAAGATCTCCAGCTCTGTCCTGTGCTTGAACATGTTTGCCAGTATATTTTTCATCACCTGCATGAGTGTGGACCGGTACCACGCTATTGCCCATCCTATGCACTCTCAAAGGAGAACTCTGCAGAAAGCTTATTTCACAGCACTGGTTGTGTGGGGCCTTGCCTGTTTGTCCTCCCTCCCAACCTTTTATTTCCGTGACACTTACCCCATCGAAAGCTTGGGGGTCAATGCTTGCATCATGGCCTTTCCTCAGGAGAGCTATGCACAATGGGCTGTGGCAACAGCCTTCCTGAAGAACACACTGGGCTTCTTCATCCCCTTGACTGTGATCACCACGTGCTATGTGCGGATCAGGAAGCCCCTGCTCAGAGCACGGAAGTTTgggaaaaacaagcagaagagGGACAAAGTCCTCAAGCTGGTGGCTGCTGTTGTCGTCGCCTTCTTGATTTCCTGGCTCCCATTCCACGTTTTGACATTTCTGGATGCCTTGGCTCACATGAGCATCATCAGCAGCTGTGCGGTGACAGGGCTCATCGACACAGCGCTGCCATTCGGCATCTGCATGGCCTTTGCCAACAGCTGCATCAACCCGCTGCTGTACTGCTTCATTGGGAACCAGTTCCAGGAGAAGCTCCACCGCTTGTTCAAGAGAAGGGTTTACCAGTTCAACAGCCACCGGGAGAGCTCTTCCTTGAGGAAAGGGAGCTGCTTCAGAGATGCTGAGACCCCTgtgggcagggaaggggagcCCGAGTCCCTGCTGTAG